A single Patagioenas fasciata isolate bPatFas1 chromosome 29, bPatFas1.hap1, whole genome shotgun sequence DNA region contains:
- the GAL3ST4 gene encoding galactose-3-O-sulfotransferase 4: MKLPPACCRLQTLGAALGVCVTIGFTVQLLGGPFQRRAPPAPPGAPPSPCQPHTHLVFLKTHKTGGSSVVNVLHRFGEARGLRFALPHRYQFGYPGGFRAERVKGFTPGGPPFDIICHHMRFNLSEVQKVMPNDSFYFSIVRDPGTLGESAFAYYRSAAPAFRRAPSLAAFLASPHRFYHPGVRGNHYARNLQWFDFGLPPASPTDGAAVASALAALDATFSLVLLAEHFDESLVLLRRALCWPEDAVAAFAHNGRSPGAAARPTAAQAARLRAWNGLDWALYAHLNRSFWRRVEAFGAARLREEVARLRGRRAALARRCLRGGGPVPARAVAEGRLRPFQPPGSARILGYALRDGLDPAERERCARMATPELQYKDILDRRQFGNGTAGGAGG, translated from the exons ATGAAGCTGCCGCCCGCCTGCTGCCGCTTGCAGACCCTGGGGGCCGCCCTGGGGGTCTGCGTCACCATCGGCTTCACCGTCCAGCTGCTGGGGGGGCCCTTCCAGCGCAG ggcccccccagcccccccgggcgCCCCCCCCAGCCCGTGCCAGCCCCACACGCACCTGGTTTTCCTCAAGACCCACAAGACGGGGGGCAGCAGCGTGGTGAACGTCCTGCACCGCTTCGGGGAGGCGCGGGGGCTGCGCTTCGCCCTCCCCCACCGCTACCAGTTCGGGTACCCGGGGGGGTTCCGGGCAGAGCGGGTCAAGGGCTTCACCCCGGGGGGGCCCCCGTTCGACATCATCTGTCACCACATGCGCTTCAACCTGTCCGAG GTCCAGAAAGTGATGCCCAACGACAGCTTCTACTTCTCCATCGTCCGCGACCCCGGCACGCTGGGCGAATCGGCCTTCGCCTATTACCGCTCGGCGGCCCCCGCCTTCCGCCGCGCCCCCTCCCTGGCCGCCTTCCTGGCCTCCCCGCACCGCTTTTACCACCCCGGCGTCCGGGGGAACCACTACGCCCGCAACCTCCAATGGTTCGACTTCGGGCTCCCGCCCGCGTCGCCGACGGACGGGGCGGCGGTGGCGTCGGCGCTGGCGGCGCTGGACGCCACCTTCTCGCTGGTGCTGTTGGCCGAGCACTTTGACGAGTCGCTGGTGCTGCTGCGCCGGGCGCTGTGCTGGCCCGAGGACGCCGTGGCCGCCTTCGCCCACAACGGCCGGTCCCCGGGGGCCGCTGCTCGCCCCACGGCGGCGCAGGCGGCGCGGTTGCGGGCGTGGAACGGCTTGGACTGGGCGCTCTACGCCCACCTCAACCGCTCCTTCTGGCGCCGCGTGGAGGCGTTCGGGGCGGCGCGGCTGCGGGAGGAGGTGGCGCGGCTGCGGGGGCGCCGGGCGGCGCTGGCTCGGCGCTGTTTGCgggggggggggccggtgccggcGCGGGCGGTGGCCGAGGGGCGGCTGCGGCCGTTCCAGCCCCCCGGCAGTGCGCGCATCTTGGGGTACGCGCTGCGGGACGGGCTGGACCCCGCCGAGCGCGAGCGCTGCGCCCGCATGGCCACCCCCGAGCTGCAGTACAAGGACATCCTGGACCGCAGGCAGTTCGGCAACGGCAcggcggggggcgccggggggtag